The following proteins come from a genomic window of Amphiura filiformis chromosome 16, Afil_fr2py, whole genome shotgun sequence:
- the LOC140135799 gene encoding uncharacterized protein, whose amino-acid sequence MAKAGLAAQTCNDPVKLIGLVTKAGKDMFMVCFSKADKKTKVNALPLLQKINNVEIAAIIFDEVVRPEAKDNLLTDAYLAKLQRQTAKIQDDLAAVKAKMACNENSEKQTVKEEFKQFCDALDDVESLLHTIDNKRIGTECKSHSDEKVYQINMQMIQADICLLESERSRNKSVAELRDLTETRKLAELRLIDAFEESAMESESRQLIEADRHKKKLEARCVKMEKNHTEIEMAHMELGKERRDTIDGYLDEVRQRFGILKAQVTQPGIASAPSILKKREAEHGGGVSPAIAKKRDHAKSRGNLKKRETGSRHSSPKI is encoded by the exons ATGGCTAAGGCTGGTTTGGCTGCGCAGACTTGTAACGATCCTGTTAAATTAATCGGTCTGGTAACAAAGGCAGGAAAAGATATGTTTATGGTGTGTTTTTCAAAAGCTGACAAAAAGACTAAAGTCAATGCTCTTCCTCTTCTTCAAAAAATCAACAATGTTGAGATTGCTGCGATAATATTTGACGAAGTGGTCCGCCCAGAGGCAAAAGATAATCTGTTGACGGATGCTTATCTAGCGAAACTTCAGAGACAGACGGCCAAGATTCAAGATGATTTGGCGGCTGTGAAAGCCAAAATGGCGTGTAATGAGAATAGTGAAAAGCAAACTGTGAAAGAAGAATTCAAACAGTTTTGTGACGCCTTGGATGATGTTGAAAGCCTTCTTCATACCATTGACAACAAGCGCATTGGAACAG AGTGCAAAAGTCACAGTGATGAGAAGGTCTACCAAATCAATATGCAGATGATTCAAGCCGACATATGCCTCCTCGAATCAGAGCGTAGTCGTAACAAATCAGTAGCAGAGTTACGTGATTTAACTGAAACACGTAAGCTAGCCGAACTTCGACTTATTGATGCCTTTGAAGAATCAGCCATGGAATCAGAATCACGGCAGCTAATCGAAGCTGATCGACACAAGAAGAAACTGGAAGCTCGGTGTGTGAAGATGGAGAAGAACCACACCGAGATTGAAATGGCTCATATGGAATTGGGAAAGGAAAGACGGGATACTATCGATGGCTATTTGGATGAGGTACGCCAACGATTTGGTATTTTGAAGGCTCAAGTTACGCAACCTGGCATAGCGTCTGCACCAAGCATTTTGAAGAAGCGAGAAGCGGAACACGGTGGAGGTGTTTCTCCTGCTATTGCGAAAAAGCGAGATCACGCTAAATCACGTGGCAATTTGAAAAAGCGGGAAACTGGGTCTAGACATAGTTCGCCAAAAATATAG